A segment of the Deltaproteobacteria bacterium genome:
CGCCGCGGCCCGTCGGTCGCTCGACCCGGGGCTCCGGCGGCGTCAGTTGTCGAGCGCCTCGAGCACGGCGCCCATCGCCTCCTCGACCTGGATGGCCACGTCGCGCGGCAGCGGCGACTCCGGCTCGGCGATGAGGTTGGCCATGCGGCGCGCGGTGGACACGATCTGCGCGCGAAGGCGTTCCGCGCGCTCGGCGTCGCTCACGGGGAACGCCACCTCGCGGAACCGCCGGGCCAGCAGGGGCGCCTCGGCGCCTTCGTCGAACGCCGCGCGGCGGATCGCGTCGAGCGTGTCGGCATCGGCGGCGCCGCGTTCCGTTGCGCGAGCAACGAAATCGACCGCGCGCAGGTCGGGCACGGGCTGCGCGGGGTCCGTGCGGCTGCGCTCGATCACCTTCGGCGCCTCGGTGCGCAAGAAGTGGTAGCTGCCGACGAGCTTGTGAACGGTGGCCGTCTTCAGGTGCAGCTCCTTGCGGCAGTAGGCCTCGAACGTGTCGAACCCCCAGCGCTTGTAGCTTTCCCGGTCGCGGACGGCGGTGAGCGCCTCCGCGAGATCGATCCACGACCGTTTGAACGCGCGCGCCTTGGCGAGCGCGTCGACGCGCTCCGGGTCGCCGGCGAACGCGAGCATCTTGTCCTCGAGCATTCGGTCGGTCTTGGTGACGTGCGCCATGGGGCCATGGTGGCGCGCGCGTGTGACAGCGGAGCGACAGTCGACCTCGGAAAACTGTGGTGCGTTACGTCTTTTCGATGAGTTGCCGCCGGCACGGGGCGTGCTACCGCCGCGGGTATGACCGCGCGACCGCCGCGCCGACCCCGCTGGCACGCCGCGCTCGCGCTCGCGGCGGCGGCCGCGTGTGCCGGGCGCGCGGCGGAGTCTGCGCCGGACGGCCCCGACGACGCGGTCCCCGGCGCGGCCGAGTGCGGCAGCGATGCGGACTGCGAGCCGGCGGGGCCCGACTGCTGCACCTGCCCGACGTTCGCCCTGCCCGTGGCGGAGGGGTGGGGCGCGGCGTGCGCCGGCGTGGTGGGCGAGTGCGCCGACCCGCGCACACCGGCCGCGTGCGGGGTCGAGGCGCGCTGCGAGGCGGGTTCGTGTGCGCTCGCGTGCGCCCCGGTGGTGTGCGAGATCGACTGCGGCGCCGGCTACGCGCGCACCGACGCCGGCTGCCTGACCTGCGCGTGCGCGGCAGGCGAGCCGCCCGCGGCCGACTGCGCGACGGACGCGGACTGCGTTCGCGTGCCGGCCGACTGCTGCGGCTGCGCGCGCGGCGGCGCGGATACGGCCGTCCCGGCCGCCGACGCCGACGCGCACCGAGCGGGCCTCGGCTGCGACGGGACCGAGCCGTGCCCGGAGGTGGACGTCTGCGAACCGGGCGCGTCGGCCCGGTGTGACTCGGGCCACTGCGCGTTGGTCGCCGGCGCGACCGACGGCGGCGCCGACGCCGGCGCGGGCGTACCGCGCCGCTGCGGTGGCGGTTTCGGTTCGTGTCCACCCCCGGCGGTGTGCGTGCTCAACGACCCGTCCGACTCGGAGGCGTCCGAGCGGGGAGTCGGGACCTGCCGTGCGCCGTAAATCTCGTTCCTTGCTCGGTGCACCGACCGGAGGCAATACTTAGGGGCATGGCTTCGGACGACGCCCATCGCGGGCCTGGCAGCGCGGCGCACCCGACGGCACCGCCGTCGGCGTCGCAACCGCTGGCGCAGGCCGAGCCGCCGGATCCGATGATCGGCGTCGTCATCGACCGCCGGTACCGCGTGCTGAGCAAGATCGGCGAAGGCGGTATGGGCCAGGTCTACAAGTGCGAGCACGTCGGCCTCAAGAAGCAGATGGCGGTCAAACTGCTGCGCACGGAGATCGTGTCGAACCCCGAGGCCGTGCAGCGCTTCCATCAGGAGGCGCAGTCCGCGTCGTCGATCGGCCACCGGAACATCATCGATATTTCCGACGTCGGCTCGCTGCCGGACGGGCGCGTGTACATGTGCATGGAGCTGCTCGACGGCCAGCCGATGAGCGATCTGATCCGGCGGCCGCTCGATCCCGCGCGCATCTTGCACATCTTGATCCAGACGTGTGACGGCCTCGCGGCCGCGCACCGTCACGGCATCGTGCACCGCGACATGAAGCCGGAGAACATCTTCGTCACGGTGCGCGACGGGATGGAGGTGCCGAAGCTTCTGGACTTCGGCATCGCAAAGGTCACCGGCAACGACGGCCAGAACAACCTCACGCGCACCGGCACGATCTTCGGCACGCCGTACTACATGGCGCCCGAGCAGGCGTTGGGCCAGCCGGTGGATCATCGGGCTGACATCTACTCGCTCGGCGTCATCCTCTACGAGGCGTTTACCGGCTCGGTGCCGTTCAAGGCCGAGTCGTTCATGGCGATCCTCACCCAGCACATCACGACGGAGCCGATGCCGCCCGAGCAGATGGCGGCACAAAATGGCTGGCCGCAGCCGCCTCCGCCGGTCGTGGCGATCATCCAGCGTTGTATGCGCAAGGAACCCGCGGAGCGCTACGCGTCGATGGACGAGCTGAAGGCCGCGCTCATCGATGCGTACCGCGCCGTCGCGGGGCCGGGGATGAGCGCCTACCTCGACGCCCAGCGCGCGTCGGCGGCCTATGGAGGCACGCCGTCG
Coding sequences within it:
- a CDS encoding serine/threonine protein kinase, which translates into the protein MASDDAHRGPGSAAHPTAPPSASQPLAQAEPPDPMIGVVIDRRYRVLSKIGEGGMGQVYKCEHVGLKKQMAVKLLRTEIVSNPEAVQRFHQEAQSASSIGHRNIIDISDVGSLPDGRVYMCMELLDGQPMSDLIRRPLDPARILHILIQTCDGLAAAHRHGIVHRDMKPENIFVTVRDGMEVPKLLDFGIAKVTGNDGQNNLTRTGTIFGTPYYMAPEQALGQPVDHRADIYSLGVILYEAFTGSVPFKAESFMAILTQHITTEPMPPEQMAAQNGWPQPPPPVVAIIQRCMRKEPAERYASMDELKAALIDAYRAVAGPGMSAYLDAQRASAAYGGTPSGAAYAPPMPTPVPAGAGYGTPTASGIAHGATGRAPSGMAYADPGAASGYGELAAPPRRRGWLWAVVGLLVVGGGAAGGYLWWQGRQGGDGAEGGRRPAHAGAAPAGVRADPDAGGARAAGARDAAIAAAPAADAAAPVAPAVDVPKIAVLVNSRPQGAEVYRDGTRLGTTPLIVDVPKGQPTELQLRRARYHDATIVVDGSRRKVTQKLVRHRGGSSDRDGNKPGDGTKPGDQSKPDDRTKPDDGKHKRPKDGIEDGLIDDDSDLLE